From the Alkalibacter rhizosphaerae genome, one window contains:
- the rpmC gene encoding 50S ribosomal protein L29, producing MKAKEIRELSTQELESKLSELKEELFNLRFQLATGQLENPIRIREVKRTYARIKTILTERELKAIEA from the coding sequence ATGAAAGCGAAAGAAATAAGAGAATTAAGCACACAGGAATTGGAAAGCAAATTGAGTGAACTCAAGGAAGAGTTGTTCAACCTGCGTTTCCAACTTGCCACTGGTCAATTGGAAAATCCAATCCGAATCAGGGAAGTAAAAAGAACGTATGCACGGATCAAGACGATCCTTACGGAAAGAGAATTGAAAGCAATAGAAGCTTAA
- the rplP gene encoding 50S ribosomal protein L16, which translates to MLMPKRVKRRRVFRGRMKGKATRGNTINYGDYAIQALEPGWITSNQIEAARIAMTRYIKRGGKVWIKIFPDKPVTQKPAETRMGSGKGSPEYWVAVVKPGRIMFEIAGVSEELAREAMRLAMHKLPIKTKFVTRKEFEEVGGES; encoded by the coding sequence ATGTTAATGCCTAAAAGAGTAAAACGCAGAAGAGTCTTTCGAGGAAGAATGAAGGGCAAGGCAACCAGAGGCAATACCATCAATTATGGTGACTATGCAATCCAAGCCCTGGAACCAGGTTGGATTACATCAAATCAAATTGAAGCGGCTCGTATCGCTATGACAAGATATATCAAAAGAGGCGGAAAGGTCTGGATCAAGATATTCCCGGACAAACCTGTAACACAGAAACCGGCAGAGACCCGAATGGGTTCCGGTAAAGGTTCGCCAGAATACTGGGTAGCAGTTGTTAAACCAGGCAGGATCATGTTTGAAATCGCAGGTGTTTCGGAGGAATTGGCTCGAGAAGCCATGCGACTTGCCATGCATAAACTGCCGATCAAAACAAAATTTGTTACCCGTAAAGAGTTTGAGGAAGTGGGTGGTGAATCCTAA
- the rpsC gene encoding 30S ribosomal protein S3: MGQKVNPHGLRVGVIKDWSARWYAKDKDFADFLIEDNKIRKFIKKNQYTAGISHIEIERYANRIRIHIHTAKPGMIIGKGGSGIEALKNQIVKMTNKNVFINIVEIKNIDTNAQLVAENIASQLERRVSFRRAMKQSISRSLRSGALGIKTCVAGRLNGAEMARTEHYSEGNVPLQTLRADIDYGFAEANTTYGKIGVKVWINKGEVLPEKKENNKK, from the coding sequence GTGGGTCAAAAAGTCAATCCGCACGGTCTGAGAGTTGGAGTTATCAAGGACTGGAGCGCAAGATGGTATGCGAAAGACAAGGATTTTGCAGATTTTCTAATCGAAGATAACAAGATCCGAAAATTCATCAAGAAAAATCAATACACTGCTGGAATCTCTCATATTGAAATTGAGCGATACGCCAATCGAATCAGGATCCATATTCATACAGCAAAACCTGGCATGATTATTGGAAAAGGTGGTTCAGGCATTGAAGCACTGAAAAACCAAATCGTTAAAATGACCAACAAAAATGTATTCATCAATATCGTTGAGATCAAGAATATCGATACCAATGCACAATTGGTTGCAGAAAACATTGCTTCCCAATTGGAGCGAAGGGTTTCTTTCCGACGAGCCATGAAGCAGTCCATCAGCAGATCGCTGAGAAGTGGCGCATTGGGGATCAAAACATGTGTCGCCGGACGATTGAATGGCGCAGAGATGGCTAGAACGGAACACTACAGCGAAGGAAATGTACCTTTGCAGACGTTGAGAGCTGACATTGACTACGGTTTTGCTGAAGCGAATACCACATATGGAAAAATCGGAGTGAAAGTTTGGATCAACAAAGGGGAAGTTCTTCCTGAAAAAAAAGAAAACAATAAGAAATAA
- the rplV gene encoding 50S ribosomal protein L22, which produces MEAKASARYVRVSPRKAKLVVDLVRGKQLGEAINILMLLPNKSAKVVEKVIKSAAANAENNYEMDPAKLYVAEIYADQGPTMKRFLAGSMGRASLIKKRSSHISVVLKEKE; this is translated from the coding sequence GTGGAAGCGAAAGCAAGTGCCAGATACGTACGAGTATCACCAAGAAAAGCGAAGCTGGTTGTTGACCTGGTAAGGGGCAAGCAACTTGGCGAAGCCATTAACATATTGATGTTGTTGCCGAACAAGTCAGCAAAAGTAGTGGAAAAAGTCATCAAATCAGCAGCAGCAAACGCGGAAAACAATTACGAAATGGATCCTGCAAAATTATATGTTGCAGAAATATATGCAGATCAGGGACCAACCATGAAACGGTTTTTAGCCGGTTCCATGGGTCGTGCATCACTTATAAAGAAGAGAAGCAGCCATATTTCGGTTGTACTAAAAGAAAAAGAGTAA
- the rpsS gene encoding 30S ribosomal protein S19, which produces MSRSLKKGPYVDEKLLKRVEEMNKKNEKKVIKTWSRSSTIFPQMVGHTIAVHDGRKHVPVYLSEDMVGHKLGEFAPTRTFRGHAGEKSSGKK; this is translated from the coding sequence ATGAGTAGATCATTGAAAAAAGGACCTTATGTTGACGAAAAGTTGCTGAAACGAGTCGAAGAAATGAACAAGAAGAATGAAAAGAAAGTCATCAAGACTTGGTCGCGAAGCTCGACGATTTTCCCTCAAATGGTAGGTCACACCATCGCAGTGCATGATGGAAGAAAGCATGTTCCAGTATACCTTTCGGAGGACATGGTTGGACATAAACTCGGAGAATTTGCTCCTACACGAACTTTTAGAGGTCATGCAGGGGAAAAGTCTTCCGGGAAGAAATAG